The following coding sequences lie in one Thalassoglobus polymorphus genomic window:
- the atpD gene encoding F0F1 ATP synthase subunit beta — MSTDTTQKTTIGKITQIIGSTFDAEYAQEDLPDIYNAVKVEQEVKGVKIDLTGEVQQHLGGGRVRCVALGSTDGLVRGMEVINTGGPVTVPVGKETLGRVFNVIGETIDGEGDCGATERWPIHRQAPKIEDLSSKTEVFETGIKVVDLLTPFVRGGKAGLFGGAGLGKTVILTELIARIAREHGGYSVFAGVGERTREGNDLLLEMAEAQIGDTGRSVLSQTCMVFGQMNEPPGARLRVALTGLTMAEWFRDQTGADTLLFVDNIFRFSQAGSEVSALLGRMPSAVGYQPTLGTELGQLQERITSTKKGAITSVQAVYVPADDPTDPAPAAAFSHLDAFIYLERKIAEKGIYPAIDPLASSSRILDPQVVGERHYAVARQVQQILQRYRELQDIIAILGVDELSEVDKQVVARARRIERFLSQPFYVAEVFTGKSGKFTSLEETITSFEEICAGKWDHLPESAFMYVGGVQEAAEQAERMAKED; from the coding sequence ATGTCCACGGACACTACCCAAAAAACTACTATCGGAAAAATCACCCAGATCATCGGTTCAACCTTTGATGCAGAGTACGCTCAGGAAGATTTGCCTGATATTTACAATGCAGTCAAAGTCGAACAAGAGGTCAAAGGGGTTAAAATCGACCTGACTGGAGAAGTCCAGCAGCACTTGGGTGGCGGTCGTGTTCGCTGCGTTGCCTTGGGTTCGACTGACGGTCTGGTCCGTGGGATGGAAGTGATTAACACCGGTGGACCGGTAACTGTTCCTGTTGGAAAAGAAACACTCGGCCGCGTCTTCAACGTCATCGGCGAGACGATTGACGGCGAAGGAGACTGTGGAGCTACTGAACGTTGGCCAATTCACCGTCAAGCTCCAAAGATCGAAGACCTTTCTTCGAAAACGGAAGTTTTCGAAACCGGGATCAAAGTGGTCGACTTGCTCACACCGTTCGTTCGTGGTGGTAAAGCCGGTCTATTCGGAGGAGCTGGTCTTGGTAAGACTGTGATTCTCACAGAGCTGATCGCTCGTATTGCTCGCGAACATGGTGGTTACTCAGTGTTCGCCGGAGTGGGTGAGCGTACTCGTGAAGGTAACGACCTCCTCCTCGAAATGGCAGAAGCTCAAATCGGAGATACCGGACGTTCCGTGCTTTCACAAACATGCATGGTCTTCGGCCAGATGAACGAGCCGCCTGGAGCTCGTTTGCGTGTTGCGTTGACCGGACTGACCATGGCGGAATGGTTCCGTGATCAAACTGGTGCCGACACACTGTTGTTCGTCGATAACATCTTCCGTTTCTCACAAGCTGGTTCTGAAGTTTCCGCGTTGCTGGGACGTATGCCGTCAGCTGTGGGTTACCAGCCGACACTGGGAACTGAACTCGGTCAGTTGCAAGAACGTATTACTTCGACCAAGAAGGGTGCGATTACATCTGTGCAAGCTGTTTATGTTCCTGCGGACGACCCGACCGATCCGGCTCCTGCTGCAGCGTTTAGCCACTTGGATGCGTTCATCTATCTCGAACGTAAAATTGCGGAAAAGGGAATTTATCCAGCGATCGATCCTTTGGCATCATCGTCTCGTATTCTCGATCCACAAGTGGTCGGGGAACGTCACTATGCGGTCGCTCGACAGGTTCAACAGATCCTTCAACGATATCGCGAACTTCAGGACATCATCGCGATTCTCGGTGTTGACGAACTCTCGGAAGTCGACAAACAAGTTGTGGCTCGTGCTCGACGTATTGAACGATTCCTGTCACAGCCGTTCTACGTGGCTGAGGTCTTTACCGGAAAATCTGGTAAGTTCACTTCGCTCGAAGAAACAATTACTTCCTTCGAAGAAATCTGTGCTGGCAAATGGGATCATTTGCCAGAATCAGCGTTCATGTATGTTGGTGGTGTTCAGGAAGCTGCTGAACAGGCCGAACGCATGGCGAAGGAAGACTAG
- a CDS encoding F0F1 ATP synthase subunit epsilon produces the protein MIAATELRLVLVTPETTLLDQQVNGLRFPLFDGQIGVLPGRAPLVGRLGTGTLKFDSASGSGTYFLEGGFVQIKGSVVTLLTNKAILASEIDAEKASAEFEEALALKPTDDAGFAAKEQALIRTRAMKNLGGR, from the coding sequence ATGATCGCAGCGACCGAACTTCGACTTGTCCTCGTGACACCAGAAACGACACTTCTTGACCAACAGGTGAACGGTCTCCGTTTTCCGTTATTCGATGGTCAAATCGGTGTCCTGCCTGGTCGTGCACCATTGGTGGGTCGTTTGGGTACGGGAACACTCAAGTTCGACTCCGCTTCCGGTTCGGGAACTTATTTCCTCGAAGGCGGATTCGTTCAGATTAAAGGGTCAGTGGTCACCTTGCTGACGAACAAAGCGATTCTTGCAAGCGAGATCGATGCAGAAAAAGCAAGTGCCGAGTTTGAAGAGGCATTGGCACTGAAACCAACTGACGATGCTGGGTTTGCAGCCAAAGAACAAGCCTTGATCCGAACTCGCGCGATGAAGAACCTCGGCGGTCGATAA
- a CDS encoding lactate racemase domain-containing protein yields the protein MSFPRMLRIRQQFERPRIEDVAQEATYQLSQLNLASQIQDGQTVAITVGSRGIANIATMTKAVVEHIKSLGGIPFIVPAMGSHGGATAEGQKKLIEGFGVTEDFLGCEIRSSMETIIVAETSQGIPVHFDKNAYAADHLIIMGRIKPHTGFVGDIESGLHKMMLIGLGKHAGALMYHRAIKNFSFGEIIRSVAEIVLDKCKVLAGVAIVENAYDETALIEAIPPGQFYDREKELLKQATAWMPKLPFPEADLLIIDRIGKNISGTGMDTNIVGRKYNDHVATEKDNANVKRIFVRSLTEETKGNATGIGIAEFVLQSCVDQINTESTRINCITSSHPTGAMIPCVYQNDRDAITDALQTIGLTEPEDAKVMHIQDTLHLAELEISEAYLKDKTDHSFEILSGPYEFEMNSGAIKNI from the coding sequence ATGTCTTTTCCTCGAATGCTTCGTATTCGTCAACAGTTCGAGCGACCCCGGATTGAAGATGTCGCGCAAGAGGCGACCTATCAACTTTCTCAATTGAATCTGGCTTCGCAAATTCAAGATGGCCAAACGGTTGCAATCACGGTGGGAAGTCGCGGAATTGCAAACATCGCCACAATGACCAAAGCGGTCGTCGAACACATCAAATCGCTGGGCGGAATTCCGTTCATTGTCCCTGCCATGGGAAGTCACGGAGGAGCGACCGCCGAAGGTCAAAAGAAACTGATTGAAGGTTTCGGGGTGACAGAAGACTTCCTCGGCTGCGAGATTCGCTCGTCGATGGAAACAATCATTGTCGCCGAAACATCCCAGGGGATCCCGGTCCATTTTGACAAAAACGCCTACGCTGCCGATCATCTCATTATTATGGGCCGAATCAAACCGCATACCGGATTTGTGGGCGATATCGAATCAGGCTTGCACAAAATGATGCTCATTGGCCTTGGGAAGCATGCAGGGGCACTGATGTATCACCGGGCTATCAAAAATTTCAGCTTCGGTGAGATTATACGCTCGGTCGCAGAGATTGTCCTTGATAAATGCAAAGTCCTGGCGGGTGTGGCGATCGTCGAAAACGCTTACGACGAAACTGCTCTGATCGAAGCAATCCCTCCCGGCCAGTTTTATGACCGAGAAAAAGAACTCCTCAAGCAGGCCACTGCCTGGATGCCGAAACTTCCATTTCCCGAAGCGGACCTGCTGATCATTGATCGAATCGGGAAAAACATCAGCGGGACCGGAATGGATACGAATATTGTAGGACGCAAATACAACGACCATGTCGCCACTGAGAAAGACAACGCAAACGTTAAACGGATCTTCGTTCGCAGCCTCACCGAAGAGACCAAAGGCAACGCCACTGGAATCGGCATCGCGGAATTTGTACTTCAAAGCTGTGTCGACCAGATCAACACGGAATCAACACGGATTAACTGCATTACCAGCAGCCACCCGACCGGGGCGATGATTCCGTGTGTTTATCAAAATGACCGAGACGCGATCACCGATGCTTTGCAAACCATCGGTCTGACTGAACCTGAAGATGCCAAGGTGATGCACATTCAAGACACACTCCATTTGGCAGAACTGGAGATCAGTGAGGCGTATTTAAAAGACAAAACGGACCACTCATTTGAAATTTTGAGTGGACCGTATGAATTCGAAATGAACAGCGGAGCGATCAAGAACATCTAG
- a CDS encoding fumarylacetoacetate hydrolase family protein, translated as MKLATLNTNSGIRIVGVDHSGETPEYVSLSHFDPSIPNSIREMLQHPFGLEKCQAAFDKGVQTALRVEGQLLAPIPDPQKVLCIGLNYRDHAAESNMEIPTEPICFGKFGNTIIGPQTDIRLPKVSSQVDYEAEMVIVIGKRGYEIPQDKAFEHVAGYCNGNDVSARDWQIGKPGKQWMLGKTPDTFAPIGPWLVTSDEVGDPHTLDVKLRLNGEEMQSGNTKEFIFGVDEIVSYVSQIMTLLPGDVIFTGTPAGVGMGRDPQVWLKDGDSVEVEIAGLGVLQNNVVG; from the coding sequence ATGAAATTGGCGACATTGAATACAAACTCGGGAATCCGCATTGTCGGTGTGGATCACTCTGGCGAAACTCCCGAATACGTTTCGCTGTCTCACTTCGATCCATCGATCCCAAACTCGATCCGGGAAATGCTGCAACACCCATTCGGCCTGGAGAAATGCCAAGCTGCCTTTGACAAGGGAGTTCAAACTGCGCTCCGAGTTGAAGGCCAACTTCTTGCTCCGATTCCTGACCCGCAAAAGGTGTTATGCATCGGCTTAAACTATCGCGACCACGCTGCGGAATCGAACATGGAGATTCCGACCGAACCGATCTGTTTCGGAAAATTTGGAAACACAATCATTGGTCCTCAAACGGACATTCGCTTGCCAAAAGTCTCATCCCAGGTTGACTACGAGGCAGAGATGGTGATTGTGATCGGGAAAAGGGGTTATGAAATCCCGCAAGATAAAGCGTTTGAGCATGTCGCTGGGTACTGCAATGGAAATGATGTTTCTGCGCGAGACTGGCAAATCGGTAAGCCCGGCAAACAATGGATGCTGGGAAAAACGCCGGACACCTTCGCTCCGATCGGACCATGGTTGGTGACCAGCGATGAAGTTGGAGATCCACATACACTGGATGTGAAGCTTCGCCTCAACGGGGAAGAGATGCAGTCTGGAAACACCAAGGAGTTCATTTTCGGTGTCGACGAGATTGTGTCGTACGTCTCACAGATCATGACGCTACTCCCCGGGGATGTTATTTTCACCGGGACACCGGCGGGTGTCGGAATGGGGCGTGACCCACAAGTTTGGCTGAAAGATGGTGATTCGGTGGAAGTTGAAATTGCTGGACTCGGGGTCCTGCAAAACAATGTCGTCGGGTAG
- a CDS encoding carbon starvation CstA family protein, translating to MMTLLVAIGSFFGFIIAYHTYGRWLATKIFNLDSAAEVPSKQLRDDIDFVPTKKNVIFGHHFTSIAGTGPIVGPAIAVFWGWLPALLWVVLGSIFIGAVHDFGALIVSMRNRGQTVGEVAGRLINPRARILFLIVLFFALTIVLAIFGLVIAIIFKLYPESVLSVWIAMPIAMMIGYWTFKKGGALLGPSLIALFLLYGAIYVGVEYLPISFVEVTETVAASTETAATAAGVETNQMMERPTNFVRFQLGQLTIPVSLPLVNPTVAWTVILMAYCFLASVLPVWLLLQPRDYVNSHQLFVALSLLVGGLCLAGLSGKADLVASTPAVIATSDLPANSPPIFPFLFITIACGACSGFHCLVSSGTSSKQVESECDAQYVAYGSMLLEGALAVIVILACTAGVGMGRFAKQADGTFTQQVAADGVALTGHDAWATRYSPKGDWTKFKLPDTVGAFVEGGANFLSAIGIPLRFGIGIIATLVACFAATTLDSATRLQRYVIQELGGSFSLPPLQNKYGATGTAVVLGLTVAMLPGPSGVPGTGGLILWPLFGATNQLLAGLAFMVTVFYLWRRSKPVLFALLPMLMMLLMPALALIWQMKGWLTAEEPNYVLFSFGALILGLQIWMVIEGYLMWPKAKGELERQLPPLAEKPTVATVGGPNC from the coding sequence ATGATGACCCTCCTCGTAGCAATCGGTTCTTTTTTCGGGTTCATCATCGCTTACCATACTTACGGACGTTGGTTAGCGACGAAGATTTTCAATCTCGACTCGGCAGCAGAAGTTCCGAGCAAGCAATTGCGCGACGATATTGATTTTGTTCCGACTAAAAAGAATGTGATCTTTGGTCACCACTTCACAAGTATCGCCGGAACTGGCCCCATTGTCGGACCGGCAATTGCGGTCTTCTGGGGTTGGTTACCAGCTCTGTTGTGGGTCGTGCTTGGCTCGATCTTCATTGGTGCGGTCCACGATTTCGGTGCATTGATTGTTTCAATGAGAAACCGAGGGCAAACGGTCGGTGAGGTGGCTGGTCGACTGATTAACCCACGTGCACGGATTCTGTTTTTGATCGTCCTGTTCTTTGCACTTACGATTGTGCTGGCGATTTTTGGACTGGTAATCGCCATCATCTTTAAGCTCTATCCGGAATCGGTGTTGTCGGTCTGGATTGCGATGCCAATCGCGATGATGATTGGATACTGGACGTTCAAGAAAGGAGGCGCACTGCTCGGCCCTTCTTTGATTGCATTGTTCTTACTCTATGGGGCAATTTACGTCGGTGTAGAATATCTGCCAATTTCGTTTGTCGAAGTGACCGAAACAGTTGCAGCATCGACAGAAACTGCGGCAACTGCAGCTGGTGTTGAAACCAATCAGATGATGGAACGCCCGACCAACTTTGTGCGATTCCAGCTGGGACAACTTACGATTCCGGTTAGTCTTCCGCTCGTGAATCCGACAGTTGCCTGGACGGTCATCCTCATGGCTTACTGCTTTCTGGCATCGGTTTTGCCAGTGTGGCTTTTGTTACAGCCGCGAGATTACGTCAACAGCCACCAGCTCTTTGTCGCCCTTTCGTTGTTAGTCGGTGGCTTGTGCCTCGCAGGACTTTCGGGGAAGGCTGATCTCGTCGCAAGTACACCCGCAGTGATTGCGACAAGCGATCTCCCCGCGAACTCCCCGCCCATCTTCCCGTTTTTGTTTATCACAATTGCTTGCGGTGCATGCAGTGGATTTCATTGCCTTGTGAGCAGCGGAACCAGTAGCAAGCAGGTTGAAAGCGAATGCGACGCCCAGTATGTCGCATACGGCTCAATGCTTCTCGAAGGAGCTCTCGCAGTGATAGTGATTCTCGCCTGCACTGCAGGGGTGGGAATGGGACGGTTTGCAAAGCAAGCCGACGGGACGTTCACGCAGCAAGTCGCTGCTGATGGTGTCGCGCTCACTGGGCATGATGCGTGGGCGACCCGTTACAGCCCCAAAGGTGACTGGACAAAATTCAAACTTCCAGACACCGTGGGAGCCTTTGTCGAGGGAGGAGCGAATTTCCTTTCTGCGATTGGAATCCCGCTTCGGTTTGGAATTGGAATCATCGCAACTCTCGTTGCTTGCTTCGCTGCGACGACTTTAGATTCTGCGACGAGGTTACAGCGATACGTGATTCAGGAACTCGGAGGATCGTTCTCCCTGCCTCCACTTCAAAACAAATATGGAGCAACCGGAACAGCTGTCGTCCTGGGATTGACTGTCGCCATGCTTCCCGGACCAAGCGGAGTCCCAGGGACAGGTGGCCTGATTTTGTGGCCTCTGTTCGGTGCGACAAACCAATTGCTCGCTGGCTTGGCGTTCATGGTCACGGTCTTCTACTTGTGGCGGCGCAGCAAGCCGGTCCTGTTCGCATTGCTCCCGATGCTGATGATGCTTCTCATGCCAGCGTTGGCGTTGATCTGGCAAATGAAAGGCTGGCTCACAGCAGAAGAGCCGAACTACGTGTTGTTCAGTTTTGGGGCATTGATTCTCGGATTGCAAATCTGGATGGTCATTGAAGGCTACCTGATGTGGCCGAAAGCCAAGGGAGAACTCGAGCGTCAGCTTCCTCCACTGGCAGAGAAACCGACCGTCGCAACAGTTGGCGGCCCAAATTGCTGA
- a CDS encoding ABC transporter permease, with protein MSNDPTQNVQSFRPNYFRVWAMFFRNSLIREMTFRGNFLIELVTRAFWFAAQLVLFDLIYRHVPTIQDWSREEYFGFMATGMLINAFVEAFFMPNCANFSELIRTGDLDFVLLKPIDTQFLISFQKVNFAMVNQLLLAGALLWYAISQTGVTVTLGTAFVFAMLVAVGVAFFYSLMIALAATSVWFGRNQGLYDFWFYITIFARYPQGFYRQSFGGEMLWFGFSFIIPILLVVTVPSRYLLGKVLTPNWTVLLIAPSATLILLLISRRVFNWSLSNYRSASS; from the coding sequence ATGTCTAACGATCCAACACAAAACGTCCAATCCTTTCGCCCTAACTACTTTCGGGTTTGGGCGATGTTTTTTCGGAACTCCCTCATTCGCGAGATGACGTTTCGTGGCAACTTTCTGATTGAGTTAGTCACCCGGGCGTTCTGGTTTGCTGCGCAACTGGTTCTGTTCGATCTGATCTATCGACACGTTCCGACGATTCAAGATTGGTCACGCGAGGAATACTTTGGATTCATGGCGACAGGGATGCTGATCAACGCGTTCGTCGAAGCCTTCTTCATGCCCAACTGTGCGAACTTCAGCGAGTTGATTCGCACAGGGGATCTTGATTTCGTCCTCCTCAAGCCGATTGACACTCAGTTTTTGATCTCATTTCAAAAGGTCAACTTCGCTATGGTCAACCAGCTTCTGCTGGCGGGGGCTTTGCTCTGGTATGCGATCTCCCAAACTGGGGTCACGGTGACCCTGGGGACTGCGTTCGTGTTTGCGATGCTTGTTGCCGTAGGAGTTGCATTTTTCTACAGCTTGATGATCGCGCTGGCAGCGACGTCTGTCTGGTTCGGCCGCAATCAGGGGTTGTACGACTTTTGGTTTTACATCACCATTTTTGCTCGCTACCCACAGGGGTTTTATCGCCAATCATTTGGCGGAGAGATGCTCTGGTTTGGCTTCTCCTTCATCATCCCCATTCTACTGGTCGTAACAGTCCCCTCTCGATACCTGCTTGGAAAGGTACTCACACCAAACTGGACAGTGTTACTCATCGCCCCAAGCGCCACACTCATCCTGCTTTTGATTTCGCGGCGAGTCTTTAACTGGTCGCTGTCCAATTATCGGAGCGCGAGTAGTTGA